CGATGATCAGTGCGGCATGTTGTACCGCTCGGGGTAGTTGTCGCAGGTCCCCGTCCTCCAGGTCACCGGCCTCGCGGTATCCGACGATGAACTCCCCCGCTCGCTCCTGTGACAGTGCTTCCCCCACCCGGGCATGCCCGACCAGGGCCATGCCGATGTCCAGGAGAGGGTCATCGACCGTCGCGGTCTCCCAGTCGAGAATCGCCAGGCTGCCGTCAGGGCGCACGACGATGTTGTCGGCATGGAAGTCGCCGTGCACGAAGCAGTGCCTTCGCCGCGTGCCGTCCATGCGGGGAGACCGCTTCAGGTGGCGTCTCAGCCACTGGGCGAAATCCTGGTCGGGGAAGGTGTCGATCGCTCGAAGGTGAGCGTCGGACAGTCGACGGGTTCCGATCGGAAGGCGAAGGCCGTCGCTTCGCGTCCGATGCAACTGGGCAAGCAGCCGCCCCGCCGGCCGGAGAAGTGCGACGGGCAGTTCCTCGAGGGTCCTGCCCGGCAACCAGCGTTTGAGGACAGTCGGCCGACCGTGCATGTCGGTCACCCGGGTGCCGGCGAGGGACGGAACGACTTCGCTGGTCGGCACGCTTCGCCGCCAGAGTTCCGTATTCAGTCCTGCCAGCCGCTCGGCACCAGCGAGATCATGATTGTCCAGCACAGTCAGCACATACTTCCCCTGTGCCGCCGTCGCCAGGAAGCTGGAATTGGCCATTCCCCCCTCGAGCGGAGCGAGGTGGAGCTCGTCGAGGCCGTATCGTCCGGCGATCAGCGGCTGGTCGACGTCGGCGAGCGTCGTGTAGGAGGCCATGACCGCATTATCACCGCGTCGGAGTGATATGCCGACGGCGTCCGATGACAAGTCCTGACCATCGGTCAGCGGTTCGTTCCCGGCCATCGATCCACTGGGCCCGATGCAGGTGATGGGGGGGCTCCGACCCCGTCATGAAGTAGGACAGCTCGAGTAGGTAGGCGAACTCCGCGCCGCGTACGCATCGCTGCAACTGGGAACGCGCTGTCGCGATCAGGGACACCTCTCCAGTGATTACCGCGTGAAAGCAGAGGGCGAACCGGGCATACGCGATGGATGACGATAAACCGCCGACCTCGGCCTCTCTCACCACCGCCTCCGCGCGGTCCTGCACGTCACCATCATTCCCGGCGTCACGCAGCAGCTCCGCGATGCTCACCTGCACGGTTGCCCAGCGGATGTCTGCTTGACCGAGCATCGACCGCGCTCTGTCGATCTGCTCCTGAGCTCGTTGCCGATCCTGGAAGGCAGCGGCGAATGCCAGGCATGCCTGGCTAAGGGCCGCTTCACCATAGAGCCGCTGCTCCTCGGCCTCGTCACGGCCTGCGGCATAGGCGGCGCAGGAGGCGGCGATGTCGCCCTGAGTCCACCACAGGTCGCCCAATACTCTCTGTTTTCTCCCATCGGGACCCAGGCGGTTGGCGGCGTCCAGTACGTCGGGAAACCGGCCGAGGCGTCGGCTGAGATGAGCCAGCCCACGGGCGGCCCGCCCGGCCAGCCGGGCGTTGGCTTGGACGACATGCCGCATCCCGGCGGCCGATGCGTCCAAGTGCCCGAGATCGCGAGCGCACTCCGCCAGGTGATACCTGGCGAGCTCGTCCGCAGCCGCGGGAAGCAGGCCCGACTCGATAACTGTCTCCAGAACCTCGGCGGTTCGCTGCCGGTGGACATGTTGACGGCTGGCAACGGTGTGCAGGACGACGGCCAGGGCTTCGGGGGGACTACCGATCCGTGTCGGGTTGAAGTCCAGATCGATCGGTTCCCATACGGAGTCCTCGATATAGGAGAAGGCGGCGGCCGTCAGCCAGTCCGGGTCCAACCGGAAGTCCCGGGCCAACCGTAAGCCTTGACGTAGGCAGGCCATGAGCACCTTGCGATCGCCGCACGGCTCGGCCCGAGCCAACTCCCGGCCCAGTGCGTCAAACGCGCGCTGCGCTGCGCGCCTCCAGTCAGCCGCACTCCAGCGGTCCTCACTGTCGGCATCGGTGTCACGGATCGCATCCCGCAGGAGATCATGCAGATGATATGGCCACGGAGCGGAGGGGTCCTGGTCGATGAAAGGGCGCTCGACCAAGTGCAGTGCGGGAGTGTCCCGGTCGTAGCCGGCGACTGCCGTCGCGAGTTCCACGGAGAACGAGTCCAGCAGGCTCACTCCCCGCAGCAACTGGCGTTCCTCAGAGGACAGATCGCGGAAGGTACGGGCGACCAGTGCCGGAAAGTCGAGGTTGAACTCCTCGGGGCTCGGGTGCCGATCCCGCTGCTGGTACAGATCAAGGAAGCGCATGACGGCCAGATCCAGGTACAGCGGCAAGCCCCTGGAATGCGAGATCACCTGTTGCCTGGTCGAGTGGCCCATCAGAGGCTCTCCGTCCTGCGTCAGCCGACGGCACAGATATTCATCGCAGTCCTGGGCCGACAGATAGCCGACCCGGTGCTGCCGAGGATCCTGTGTCGCCCCGGGCACCAGGAACGGCCAGGCACGTGGCCCTGTCCAGTCCAGTTGTCCCTCCAGACGCCCCTCGTCCCACTGCAGTCGGTTCCGTCCGGTGATCACGAACAGGGCGTTGGGCATCAGCCAGACAACCCGCTGAATCAGACGTTCCAACTCTCGATGGGCGCGGCTGCCCACGTCCTCGAACGTATCCAGTAACACGACGGGCAGCGCGGCCTGTTCAGCCGGTAATTGGGCGAGGTCCCAAGCGAGCAGGTGAGCGTAATAGCTGAGCGTCTCCAGGTCCGGCTCGGCCTCCAGCAGGTCCGGCAGTCTGCGGCATCGCGCCAGCGCGCGTACTTGCTGACGGTGTTCTCGAAGCGCCCGCACAATGGTCCGCAGCCCCCGGCCCACAACGTTGCCGACCGTCCCGGGCAGCAGAAACGCCTGCGCGAGGTCGGCGAGGGCGGACTCCATCTGCGCCGACAGGCTCATCGAGTCCGACAGACGCCCGAGGAACCTGCTTCCGTGCAGATACTCATCGAGCGTCTGGCCGGGATGGTTCGCCTCCCACCAACGGCGCAGGGCCAAGTCGAACGCCGGCATCGGCCGTCCCAGTCGTGCGACGGTCAACCGCAACGCGAGCATCAGCGTCTCGAAGTCCGTTCCGGCCTGTCGGGACAGGTCGATCCGTACCGGCAACAGGCGCGCGGGGAGATCGAGAAGCGGCGGCCAGTGATTCGGTCCCCCCTCGCCTCCCGCAAGCTTCTCCGCGGCGTTGTGCGACAGGCTTGTCTTGCCGATGCCACCGACACCGTAGAACATCAGAACGTTACGGCGCGGCTCCTCGAAGTCCTCGACGTCGAATCCCGGGTCGCTCATCCCCGCCACACAGGCCGTTACGCTACGGGCGATGGCCTCCCACTCGTCCTCTCTGTCGGAGAACACTTCCTCGGCCGACAGATCGGGACTGTTGGAACGGAACAGCGTGCGCAGATCGCGCCGCGTCATGAACCCCCCACGGATATTCGTCTGTGCTGGCCCGATTCCCCTGCGTGTACCAGTCTTCGGCATGCTCTGAGGGCGGCGCAACACACACTCCGGCCATTCGACCCCGTTCCGGTGTGAACGTCAGCGACAAGGACAACGGCGGAGCTCGGCCCGCCCTTCGCGGTCCGGGCTTCTCCTTCTCCACCTGGATCCGCGCTGACAGGGCTGCCCCGGACCCGGTGCTCATGGACCCGGGGGGCCGCCGCGGATGGCGTCGAGGATGTCGAAAGCGCGGCGAGCCTGGCGGCCGAAGACCACAGTGAACACGACCAGGCCCAGGCCGGTGATCGCGTACGGCTCGGCCGCGCCGGGCA
Above is a window of Streptomyces sp. NBC_01803 DNA encoding:
- a CDS encoding ATP/GTP-binding protein; the protein is MTRRDLRTLFRSNSPDLSAEEVFSDREDEWEAIARSVTACVAGMSDPGFDVEDFEEPRRNVLMFYGVGGIGKTSLSHNAAEKLAGGEGGPNHWPPLLDLPARLLPVRIDLSRQAGTDFETLMLALRLTVARLGRPMPAFDLALRRWWEANHPGQTLDEYLHGSRFLGRLSDSMSLSAQMESALADLAQAFLLPGTVGNVVGRGLRTIVRALREHRQQVRALARCRRLPDLLEAEPDLETLSYYAHLLAWDLAQLPAEQAALPVVLLDTFEDVGSRAHRELERLIQRVVWLMPNALFVITGRNRLQWDEGRLEGQLDWTGPRAWPFLVPGATQDPRQHRVGYLSAQDCDEYLCRRLTQDGEPLMGHSTRQQVISHSRGLPLYLDLAVMRFLDLYQQRDRHPSPEEFNLDFPALVARTFRDLSSEERQLLRGVSLLDSFSVELATAVAGYDRDTPALHLVERPFIDQDPSAPWPYHLHDLLRDAIRDTDADSEDRWSAADWRRAAQRAFDALGRELARAEPCGDRKVLMACLRQGLRLARDFRLDPDWLTAAAFSYIEDSVWEPIDLDFNPTRIGSPPEALAVVLHTVASRQHVHRQRTAEVLETVIESGLLPAAADELARYHLAECARDLGHLDASAAGMRHVVQANARLAGRAARGLAHLSRRLGRFPDVLDAANRLGPDGRKQRVLGDLWWTQGDIAASCAAYAAGRDEAEEQRLYGEAALSQACLAFAAAFQDRQRAQEQIDRARSMLGQADIRWATVQVSIAELLRDAGNDGDVQDRAEAVVREAEVGGLSSSIAYARFALCFHAVITGEVSLIATARSQLQRCVRGAEFAYLLELSYFMTGSEPPHHLHRAQWIDGRERTADRWSGLVIGRRRHITPTR
- a CDS encoding phosphotransferase, which produces MASYTTLADVDQPLIAGRYGLDELHLAPLEGGMANSSFLATAAQGKYVLTVLDNHDLAGAERLAGLNTELWRRSVPTSEVVPSLAGTRVTDMHGRPTVLKRWLPGRTLEELPVALLRPAGRLLAQLHRTRSDGLRLPIGTRRLSDAHLRAIDTFPDQDFAQWLRRHLKRSPRMDGTRRRHCFVHGDFHADNIVVRPDGSLAILDWETATVDDPLLDIGMALVGHARVGEALSQERAGEFIVGYREAGDLEDGDLRQLPRAVQHAALIIAFHRYHRHNVRFPDMAKAQMFREMMDIADVAEQLSFTV